The genomic region CGTGCTGGAGGAGCGATCGCTGGAGTTCGCCGCCCTGGACCTCGACAGAATACTGAAACGATACGCAGGAGTTGAACCTTGAGCGGCAGTTCGACCTGGAAACCCCTTCGTGAGGAACTCGCGCGCTGGCGGGAGGCTGGAAGAGTGGCCCGCTTCTGGTGGCGCGATGACGATGCGATCGAGCCGACGGCGGCGCTCGACAGATTGCTCGGCCTCTCCAGCGCGCATGAGATCCCGGTGACCGTTGCCGTCATCCCGGCAAAGACCGGTCCAGCACTTTCTCAACGGCTTTCGGGTGCGAGCGGGGTCAGTGTTGCCGTGCACGGCTGGTCGCACGAGAATTATGCGCCGCCGAAAGAAAAAAAGCAGGAACTTGGCCGACACCGGCTGGCCGAGGCCGTGCTTGGCGAACTTTATGATGGCTTCCTGACGCTGAACCGGCTGCATCCGGCCAGGTTCATTCCCATGCTGGTGCCGCCATGGAACCGCATCGACGGCAGCCTTGTTGCCAAGCTCCCGGCACTTGGTTTCGAATGCCTGTCGACGTTCGGTCGGGCGACCGCGGAGGCGGCGATCCCGCTCCTCAACACCCATATCGATATCATGGGACGGCGAGCGGACGGAAAGGGGCCGCGCGTCGGCCGGCCGCATGACGAAATTGTAAGCGAACTTGTGGGAGAACTGCAGGACCGCTTCGAAGGCCGAAACGAGCCGGTCGGTTTGCTGACCCATCACCTCGCGCATGACGAGACGGCGTGGAAATTTACCGAAGCATTTCTCTCGGAGGCCAACAGTCATCAGGCGATTTTATGGAAACCGGCAGCTGAGCTGCTGAAAGATCAGATGTCGACGACCTGATTGTCACGCGCGGCGAAGGCGCCGGGGAATGCTGCCTGGGCATTCTTTTCCATCTGGCCAAGCTGCTCGTCCGTGCGCGAAGGCGCGTGATGGAAGAGCGCGAAGCGTTTCGTTCCTGCCTTTTTGGCCAATTCGATGCCGTGCTGCCAGGTCGAGTGGCCAAAGCCCTTGAAACGCTGCATCTCGTCTTCGTTGTAGGTGCAGTCGTAGATCGCCAGATCCGCATCCTTCATCAATTCCAGAGACACCGGGTCATAAGTGCCGGGGATATGCTCGACGTCGAATACAAGCGCGACGATCCGGCCGCCCCACTCTATGCGATAGCCGATCGCCCCGCCTGGATGGTTCAGCTTGTAGGTCTTAATGCGCACACCTTCGCGCGGAGAAAGCATGTCGCCGGCATGGAAATCGCGGAAGTTCATCGTTGCCTGGCAGATATCGGTCTTTACCGGAAACCAGGGCGGGCTGATGAACTGATCGACCATATCCTTGGTGCTCATCTTGCCGTCGAGATGGCCGGACCAGATGTTGAGACTGATCGAGGGATAGTAAATCGCCTTGAAGAAGGGCAATCCAATGATGTGGTCGTAGTGACAGTGGCTGAAGAACAGATCGACCTGCTTGACGCCTTCGTTGAGCATCGCAAGCCCGGCCTCGCGCAGCCCGGAGCCTGCGTCGAAGATCAACCGGTGGCCGCCGCAGCGCAGTTCGATGCAGGTGGTGTTGCCGCCGTAGTGATCGAATTCGGGGCCCGATACCGGGATGCTGCCGCGAACGCCCCAAAATTTTACCTGAAACTGATCGTTACTCATGGTTCTTCAAAATCGGGCTCCCGCACAGCGCTATCGTAATCATAGTTTAACCCTGATGCGAAGTGCGGAATTCCGCGGGGGTGCCTCTATCTTGCCTATTCTCCCAATCGCTAGCAGCAGAAGGAGTAGATTTTCCTAAGGCAGCAGGAGTTGGTCCGAAAGCAGCCGGATATGGTTTGCTTTGCGTAAACGGAAATGCCCGAGTCTGAAAGCCGGCGGACATCTCCTGTTCTATTAGGTGGCTCTTCCGGGGCGAAAATACAATTCTCCACTTTCTAATCCATCTTCGCCGGATTGAATGTCACAAGATTGAGGTCAAACGATTGCAAGGCCGTCCTATTGGCAGATCCACGGAATCTTGCCGGTTGCGTTCGCGCAGCCGGCAATACTAGAGGCTGGCGGCGATGCCGCCATCGACCATCAGCATATGGCCGTTGACGAAAGAGGAAGCGTCCGAAGCGAGAAAGACCGCCGCGCCGACCAGTTCCTCGACATTGCCCCATCGGCCTGCAGGTGTGCGCGTCTCCAGCCAGGCGGAGAATTTCGGATCGTCCACCAGCGCCTGGTTGAGCGGCGTTTTGAAATAGCCGGGGGCGATCGCATTCACCTGCAGGCCGTACTTTGCCCAGTCGGTCGCCATGCCGCGGGTGAGATTTCTGACTGCACCCTTGGTCGCCGTATAAGGAGCAATGCCCGGCCGGGCGAGTTCAGCCTGGACAGAGGCGATGTTGATGATCTTGCCCCTGCCGCGCCCGATCATCGCCTGCGCCACGGGCTGGCTGACATAGAAAATGCTTGAGACATTGGTCTTAAGCAGTTCATCCCACTTTTCGATCGGGAAAGATTCCAACGGCGTTCTAAACTGCATTCCGGCATTGTTGACGAGGATGTCGACCGGGCCGATCTCGCTTTCGATATAGGCGACGCCTTCGCGCGCGGCGGCAGCATCGGTCACGTCGAAGGCGACACTTAGCGCATGCAGTCCTCTCGCCCTGATCGTCTCTGCTGCAGCTGCCGCCTTCTCGGCATTGCGGCCATTGATGACCAGGCAAGCGCCGTGTTCTGCAAGGCCGAGGGCCAGCCCATAACCGATGCCCTGGCTGGAGCCGGTAACAAGCGCTCGGCGGCCGGTGAGGTCGAATAAGGGGAAAGACAAGCGGGGCGCGCTCCTTCATTGCGGTGCCTGATTGAAGAGGAGTCCTTGGTTCGATGCAAGCATCGTTTTGACGCAAGGCGCTCCGGTCTGTTATGTGCGGCACTGCAATGGAGTTCATCATGCGCATCCGCAATGAGACAAAAGCCGATATTCCGGCGATCCGCGAGCTGGTCAGCACGGCGTTTGCCGGCAAGGCCTACAGCAGCCGGACCGAAGCGGCAATCGTCGATGCCTTGCGCGGGAACAGAGCGCTTTCCGCCACGCTCGTTGCCGAAGATGGAGGCCGTATCGTCGGCCATGTCGCGTTCTCACCGGTGATGATCAACGGCAGGGATTTGGGCTGGTACGGCCTCGGACCAATCGCGGTAACACCCGAAAGGCAGGGCGAGGGAATCGGTACTGGCCTGGTGAAGGTCGGACTTGCAGCCATCCGCAAACTCGGCGCCCAGGGATGCGTCCTGCTTGGCGATCCCAAGTATTACGGCCGGTTCGGCTTCAAGGCGGATGCTCGCCTCAGGCTTGCAGGTGTTCCGGCCGAATATTTTCAGGCATTGTGCTTCAGCGGTGAAATGCCGTCCGGCATGGTCACGTATGACGCAGCTTTCGACATAACGACTGACGAGGCGCCACGCCACGTGACCTAGTGCAGCCCGCCAACCCCGAGCAGACGTTCCACGGCGGCGTGATCCATCGACAGCGCTTCGGGCGTGCCGGTCCACGCAAGGCGTCCCCGTTCTAGGATGATGACCTGATCGGCGAAGTCGAGCGCGCTCTGGATGCGTTGTTCGACAAGCAGGATCGTCATGTCGCCGGTCTTGGTGAGTTCGGAAAACGCGGCCATCAACTCTTCGCAAATGATGGGTGCGAGACCTTCCAGAGGTTCGTCAAGCAGCAGAACGGAGGGGCGGCCGAGAATCGTGCGGGCAGTCGACAACATCTGCTGCTCGCCGCCGGAGAGTTGGCCGCCGAGATTGCGGCGGCGCTCCTTCAGACGTGGAAACATCGCGTACGCCTCTTCGAGCGACGCCTTCGGCCGGCCTTTGAGGCCGACGAAGAGGTTTTCCTCAACCGTCAGCGTCGGGAAGATGCAGCGCGCCTGCGGCACATAACCGAGCCCTTGACGGGCGCGAGCGGAGCTGGCCATGGCGGTGAGGTCTGCGGAGCCGAGGCGGATGCGGCCGTCATAACGCCTGGTCTGTCCGGCAAGCGTCGCAAGCAAGGTTGTCTTGCCCATTCCGTTGCGGCCAAGGATGGCAAGGCGGGCGCCTGCGGGCACGGCAAACGAAACGTTTTCGAGAACGCGCGTCGGCCCATAGCCAGCGGAGAGATTGTCGACCTCAAGCGGCGTGGCTGGCATTGGCATAGCTCCCGAGATAAGCCTCGCGCACGCGCGCATCCTTGGTGACCTCGACCGGCGAGCCGTCGAAGATGATGGTTCCCGCTGCAAGCACGATGACACGCCTGGCGAAGCGGAACACGAGGTCCATATCGTGCTCGATCATCAACACCGCGAGATCGGCCGGCAGATCGGCGAGCGCCTGCTCGATCCGGGCGGTATCGCTTTGCGGCACGCCGGCAGCAGGTTCATCAAGCAACAGCACCTTCGGTTTCAGTGCCGTGGCGACGGCAATCTCGAGGAGACGCTGCTGTCCATAAGCAATTTCACCGACCCTGCGGCACATGAGATCGCCAAGGCCGAGTGCGCCGAGCAGATAGGTGACTTCTGTCATGAGGTCCGGCATCGCGAGAAAGTTGCCGAACATCCGGCCAGTCAGTCCGTCACGCTGCAGGATCGCAAGCGCGACGTGTTCGGCCGGCGTCATATCCTGGAAGAGCCGTGTGACCTGGAAGGAACGGACGAGGCCGCGCCTGACGCGGCCCGCCGCACCAATTCTCGTCACGGTCTCGCCACCGAGGCGGACATCGCCGGCGTCCGGCGAAAGGTTGCCAGTGACGAGATTGACGAAAGTGGTCTTTCCAGCGCCGTTCGGGCCAATGAGCGCGACGCGGTCACCTGCTGCCAGCGAGATCGATACATCGTTGGTTACCACGAGGCCACCGAAGCATTTCCTGAGATTGATGACTTCGAAGACGGGGCTCATTGCGCAGTCTCCTTCCGACGCACGAAAAAGGAAGTTGCGGTCCCATAAAGGCCCTTCGGGGCGAGGAGGACGACAGCGACCAGTAACGCGCCGACCATCGTCAGCCAGTGGAACGGGTTTGCAGCCGAAACATAATCTTCGAAGAGCATGAAGATGACGGTGCCGGAGAGCGCACCGAAAAGCGAGCCGGTGCCGCCGAGAACGAGCATCACGAGGCTTTCGGCCGAAAGCGTGAAGGAGAGGCTGTCGAGGCCGACCACCTGTGTGGAGATGGCATTGAGGGCTCCACCGACACCGGCGACGGCGCCTGAAATCACATACATCTTCATCAGCGCCGCTTTCGGCGAGGCGCCCATGGCTCGGATGCGCAAGGCATCTTCCTTGATCCCGCGGCAGAGCATGCCAAAGGGCGAACGCACGACAAGGCGCAGAAGAATGAAGACGACAAGCAGCAGGATCACCCCGAAAACATAGGCGGTATGGCCGTAAAGGTCGAACTCGAAGGTGCCGAAGATTGGATCGGCCGAGATGCCGGACAAGCCATCGCTGCCGCCGGTCCAGGATGATGCCTTGTTGGCGAATTCGTGGAAGAGGTTGATGAGCGCGATCGAAAGGACAAGCTGCGGCAGTCCGTGGGCACGCAGGATGACGATGCCGCAGACGAGGCCAGCCGCAGCGCCACCGGTGATACCGGCAAGCGTCATCAAAAGAGGATCGGTGATGCCGTAATGGGCCGAGACGATGCCCGCTGCATAGGCGCCGGAGCCGAAGAGTGCTGCATGGCCGAGCGTCGCCACGCCGCAATATCCGGTGACGAGATCAAGCGAGAGAACGAGCAATGCGATTGCGATGACGCGCGTCAGCAGCGCAAGGTTATCCGGAAAGAGTAAATAGCCGATGCTGGCGAGCGCGACGATTGCGGCAATGCCGGCTGTATCGCGCACGAAAAAGCGATTGCGCCGAATGGATACTGCTGTCGTAGTTTGCGTGTTCATGGCGAGCGTCATCCTACTTCACCCTTCCGGCAAAGCCGCGCGGAAAAACGCAGATGATTGCAATGACGGCGAGATAGAAGAAGAATTCCCCGTATTCCGGCATCAGATAGCGGCCCGTGGTGTCGATGCCGCCAAGAACCAGGCAGGCGATCAGTGCGCCGGGAATCGAGCCTGCGCCGCCGACCGAGACAACGACGAGGAAAGTCACCATGTAGCGCAGCGCATAATAGGGCTCGACCGGCAAGAGCTCCGCGCCGACCACGCCGCCAAAGGCGGCCAGGCCGACGGCGCCTGCGAAGCTCAGTGCATAAATGATCTCCGTGCGCACCCCAAGGGCGGCGGCCATGGCGGCATTATCGACGGATGCGCGCAGTTTTACGCCGAAACTGGTCTTTTCGATCGTGTACCAAAGGGCGCCGGCGACCGCGAAGCCGCAGAAGATGGCAAAAAGCCGATGCACCGGAATGGTGCGGAAGCCTAGATCGGCGGAGCCCCGCAGGCCGTCTGGCAATGGGATGGTTTTCAGCGTCGGCCCCATGACGTAGTTGGCTATGCCGATGATGCAGAAGGTGATGCCGATCGTCATCAGAACCTGGGTCAGTTCCGGCGCGCCGTAGATGCGCCGGTAGAGGAAACGTTCGACCGGAATGGCGATGACGATGGTTCCAGTGACGGCGACAAGAACTGCGACGCCGTAGCCAAGGCCAAGATCGCGCGCTGCATAGGAGGCAATGTACCCGCCGATCATGGCGAAGGCACCGTGGGCAAGGTTGACGACCCGCATCAGGCCCATGGTGACCGAAAGGCCGATCGAGATCACGAACAGCACCATGCCATAGGCAAGCGCGTCGACGGCAATGCTGAAGACAGTCTGCATGAGGCTCGTGTGTTCCTTATCTCAGCAGGTGCTGGAGCCCGCTCTGCGTCGTTGAGGGCGACGTCCCGCCCCATCACCTGCCGGAACCTTCTCCCTTGCCGGGAGAGAAGACTTGCGGTTTGCGCCATATGCCCTTTCGCCGACAACGGGGATGGGCTGATGGGTGGTCCGAGCGATCGCCTTTTAAGCAAGCCTTACTCCTTACTTTGTCGCCGCCAGACCTGGATCCCCCTGCTTTTCAAATGTCTGGATTTCCTTGTTGATGTATTTGCCGTCCGCATCCTTGGCGACTTCGCGCAGATAGATGTTTTCTGTGATGTGGCGGCTTTCGGGATCGATGGAAACGGGGCCGCGCGGGCTCATCCAGGAAAGGCCCTTTACCGCTTCGACAGCTTTTTCAGCATCCTGCTTGCCGCCAGTTGCCTCGATCATCTTGTAAATGACGTGCATGCCGTCATAGGCCCCGACGGCTGGGAAAGTAAGTTCGGCCGGATTGCCGAGTGCCTTGCCGGCGGCTGCAACGAAGGCCTTGTTTTCGGGCGAGTCATGCGAAACCGCGTAGTGGTATGTCGTCAATATGCCGAGAGCGGCCTCGCCGAGCGCCGGAAGGTCGGATTCCTGCGTCAGGTCGCCGGTCGCAAAGAGTTGTATGCCGGCGGCTTTCAGGCCATTCTCGCTATAGGACTTCACGAAGCCAAGCGTCGGCGGACCAGACGGCAGGAATGCAAAGACGCCCTCAGCACCCGAATCCTTGATGCGCTGCATGATTGGGCTGAAATCGTTGGTGGCGAGTGGCATACGGATCGCTTCGACGATTTCCCCGCCTTGCTTTTCGAAGCCTGCCTTGAAGGCGTTTTCAGCATCGACCCCCGGACCGTAGTCGCTGACAACCGAGATGACCTTCTTAATGCCTTTGTCGAACGCGACCTTGGCCATTGGCATGGCAGTTTGCCAAAGGGTGAAGGATGTACGAACGACCAGAGGGCTTTTGGTGACGATCGCAGAGGTTGCGGCGTTCATGATCACGAGCGGCGTATTGGCCTGTTTCAGGATGGGCGTGACGGCCATTGCGTCAGGCGTGAAATAGAACCCGGCCAGATACTGGACTTTCTCCTTGACGACGAGTTCCTGGGCAAGCGCCTTGGACTTGGCCGGATCGGCGGCCGGCAAGTCGCGATAGATGATTTCGACGGTATTGTCGCCGATCGTGGCGCCATTCGTTGCCATATAGGCGTCGATCCCGGCCTTGAAGTTCTTGCCTTGCAGCGCGAACGGACCCGAAAACGGCCCAACGACCCCGACCTTGATCGTGTCGGCACAGGCGGCGGTGCCCATGATGATTGCCGCCGCAGCGGCCAGAACCAGCTGTCTCATCTTTCCTCTCCCTTTATACCCTGCGGACTCCACCGCCAGGTTAGCGCGCAGCTAAATTTCACGTTAGTGTGTCATGCGAAACGGTAATGTAAAATGAAATAAATACGGTAATTCATAACTGGTGCATTATGTTAAGCATCTGCCTGAGGCTGACAAAAAGGGTGAGGAAGGAAGCTTGCCTACGAGCCCCCGAGGCGGAGGATATTACCGGTCAGCTCGCGCGCAAGCCGCAGGGCGCCCGCGGTCGCCATGACCATCTGCGGCAGCACGAGCCATTCAAGTGTCCAGGCGGCACCCGAACGTTCCTGTTCGTGAACAAGCGCTTGGTGGATGGCCGAAAGTTGGGCGGCGTTGAAGCGGGAAAAAGCGACAAGCGTTTCGGCGCCGACCGGGTTCTGCTTGTGCACCATGGCTGACGATCTTCCGCCGCCAGCAAGTTCGATCTCTCCACCCGCCTGCGCCAGAAGGGCGATGTCCTGGCCCATCTTCCCCAGACTGCCGGTGATCAGCGAAAAGAGGTTGGCAAGGTCGGCGATTGGTGCGCGCTGGTTTTGCCATTGAGGCTCGTCAGTCAGTCCAAGTTCCTGGGCGAGCGACGCGCGGATGTCGGCAGCCTTGCCGCCCAGCCTGTCCAGCGTCCCGGCCGCGCCACCGAACTGGATGGGAAACGTCTGTACCCCTAGCCGGCCGTGATAACCTTCAAGCGGGGCTCGCCATGACCACAGACGATCCGAAACGGCAATCGGGATTGCCGCCTGCATGCGGGTATGGCCCATCAGACTGTTCTGGCCGAACTGGCGATCGAGCGCTTCGAGAGCGCGAACAATGGCATCGAGCCGGCCGGAAAAAAGAAAGACGATCGCCTTTAGCCTGATCATCAGGCTGGTATCGATGGCGTCCTGGCTAGTCGCCCCGAAATGGACATACTGGGCCGCCTCGCCGCCCACTGACCTGCGCAGTTGCGTGACGAGATCAGGAACGACGACGCCGTCTGCGGCGGTCGCAACCTTGAGGCCCGCGATGTCGGCAGTGAAGCCTCGACAGGCTTCGGCAATGCGGCTTGCTGCCCTTTGTGGGATCAGGCCATGGGCGCCTTCGGCCTTGGCAAGCGCAGCCTCGAAGGAGAGCATCGCGCGGATGTCGGCATCCGCCGAAAGATAGGCCGAAATCTCATCGTCTCCAAAAAGGCCGCTGAGGAATGGATGGTCGAAGGCGGATGCGGTCACGTGACCTCTCATTGATTTTGCCTGTTCCTGCCGCCAGCTTGCCGTTGGAAAACCGCACCGGCTGTAAGGATGCCGGCAGAGATGGCACGGGATGTCCGTCCCTTTTCCATCTATGCCTTTGCCGGTTTCTCGACGGGCAGAATCGTTATGTCCGCATTCTCGTCGACGCCTCGCGCCTTTGCAACGAACGAGAATTTCTTTCGCATGCCCAAGATCGGCTTCTCGATCATATGCCAGGAAAAGACAGCAATGCCCATCGCGGCGCACATGCCGATAGCATAGAGCGCGAGCGCACCGGTTTTCGGGATCAGGAACAGGCCCGGCGCCAGACTGATTAAAATCTGAAGAAAGGGATCGTGATAAAGATAGACGCCATAAGAATAGTCGCCCTTGTGAAAGACGGAGGGCAGGGGCACCGGCGTCAGACCGACAAATACCGTGATATAGACGAGCGCGGGGACTACGAGCAATCTGTTTGGCACGCTCTCGATGGAAGGGCTGCTCAAGATAAGCATCGCCAGCACGCAAACTGCCATGCAGGCCAAGAACAGTGATTTTTTATGCGGAATGAACTCCCGCAATTGATAGGCTAAGATGCCGAGCAGAAACGCAAATACCAGCTGTGCGCCGCGGCTGACGAACAGCGTGCTCAAGACCAGGTTTACGCGATAGGGCAGCAGATGTCCGAAGGACTGGACGAGAAGCCCGCTCAGGATAAAGCCACCAGTCAAAAGTGCCAGCTTCTGCCATGACTTGATGATCGAGGTGATCATGAGCGCAGACATGATGATGTAGCAGAAGATTTCCCATGGCACGGTCCACAGAGCTCCGTTCACCCGATGCGTCGGGTTTTGCTCAAATACACCCGGCAGGCTGTAATGAATCCAGCCGATGATGTTGAGAAAATACCTGTAGAAGTCGGCGCCGAGAAAATAGTCACGCACAGCGACGGTCGTCACCAGCGGGCCGATGATGAGCGCGCAGACGACGATATCGACCGCAAGAGCAGGAACGATGCGCAGTCCGCGGTTCAAGAGAAAGTTCTTCAGGCTGAGGCGCTGAGCGCTGCCGGCGATCAGAAACCCGCTGAGAGCGAAGAACATCGGAACCAGTGCGTATTCGGCAAACCACAACGGGCTCGAACGGAAAAAAGCGTCATTTCCAGTCAGCAAAAATGAATGTGCCAATACTATTGAAAAAGCCAGGGCAATTCTGAGGAAGTCAAAACCTGGACCAAGGCCCTTGTGTGCCGTCAGGACGTGCCCGAATGTTTTCTGCATGTTTCCACCATCAAGGTTCAGCCCGTCAAAAGTCTTACTGCGGTGCAGCATTTTTAACAACCCGCCTATCGTCGTTTCGACACGCGCGCTGCTCGCTGTGATTGTAAACGGGGTGCAGGCGGCATCGGCTTCCAGCAGGAAGCGCCTGCATTAAATGGAAAAGCGCCTTATCTCACCTGCTCATCAAATGTCGAGAAAAACCGTTTCCTTCTCCCCCTGAAGGCGGATTTCAAACGTATAGGTTGCGCCGTCGCGGGTCGCGATCATTGTTGCAATGCGCTCGCCGTGTTCGATACGGGCAAGCAGCGGATCGGCGTTGTTGGCGTCTGCCTCTTCCGGAAAGTACATGCGGGTGTGGAGCCCAATATTGATGCCGCGCGCAACAATCCAGAAAGAGATGTGCGGTGCCATCGTGCGGCCGTCCTTGAAGGGCACGCAGCCAGGCTTGACGGTTTCGAATCGATAGACGCCGTCTTCGGCGCTGGTCGGGCAGCGACCCCAACCGGCAAAATTCGGGTCGGCCGCGCCACGCATTTCCGATGGGCTGTTGTAAAGTCCGGCGCTGTCGGCCTGCCAGATTTCGACGACCGCGTCACGCACGGGCGCGCCTGTTCCATCATAGATGTGGCCGGTCACGGTGATGCGCTCGCCAAGGGTCTTTTCGTTGACCATCGCGCTACCGAGGTCTTGTGCGTAAACCCCACCGATATCACAGAAATCCGGCGTCAGGCCAATATGGACATAGGGACCTGCCGTTTGCGACGGGGTTTCCTTGAGATAGCCGAGTTCCTGCATGATCAGTTGCCCTCCAGCCGGTTCTCGAACAGGATCGAGCGGCGGCCGCGCAGAACGATATCGAACTTGTAGGCGCGCGCGTCCATGGGGATGGTGTTGCCCCAGTCGAGCGGTGCAATGAGCTGCTCGATTGCGGCCTTGTCCGGGATCGTGCCGACGATCGGACATTTCCAGATCATCGGGTCGCCGTCGAAATACATCTGCGTGATCAGCCGCTGAGCAAAGCCGTGGCCGAAGATCGAGAAGTGGATGTGCGCCGGGCGCCAGTCGTTGACGCCATTCGGCCACGGATAGGCGCCGGGGCGAATGGTGCGGAAGGAGTATTGCCCATATTCGTCGGTGATGCAGCGCCCGCAGCCGCCGAAATTGGGATCGATGGCCGCGAGATAGGTTTCTTTCTTGTGGCGATAACGCCCGCCGGCGTTGGCCTGCCAGAATTCGACCAGCGCGCCCGAGACTGGCCGGCCACGCTCGTCGAGCACCCGGCCGTGAACGATAATGCGCTCGCCGATGGCGCTCTCGCCGGGGCGGGCGAAGTTGTGGATCAGGTCATTGTCGAGTTCACCGATCATCGAATGGCCAAAGACCGGCCCGGTAATCTCTGAAATCGTGCTGTCGAGCGACAGTAACGCGCGTTGTGGGGAACGCAGCACCGAGGTCTTGTAGCCTGGCGCATAGGCTGGTGGATGCCAGGCGCGGTCGCGGGCGAAGAAGGCACCGGTTTCCGGCTTGCGGTTCGAAATATCGGACATCTCTTCC from Rhizobium gallicum bv. gallicum R602sp harbors:
- a CDS encoding acyltransferase family protein, with the translated sequence MQKTFGHVLTAHKGLGPGFDFLRIALAFSIVLAHSFLLTGNDAFFRSSPLWFAEYALVPMFFALSGFLIAGSAQRLSLKNFLLNRGLRIVPALAVDIVVCALIIGPLVTTVAVRDYFLGADFYRYFLNIIGWIHYSLPGVFEQNPTHRVNGALWTVPWEIFCYIIMSALMITSIIKSWQKLALLTGGFILSGLLVQSFGHLLPYRVNLVLSTLFVSRGAQLVFAFLLGILAYQLREFIPHKKSLFLACMAVCVLAMLILSSPSIESVPNRLLVVPALVYITVFVGLTPVPLPSVFHKGDYSYGVYLYHDPFLQILISLAPGLFLIPKTGALALYAIGMCAAMGIAVFSWHMIEKPILGMRKKFSFVAKARGVDENADITILPVEKPAKA
- the pcaG gene encoding protocatechuate 3,4-dioxygenase subunit alpha — encoded protein: MQELGYLKETPSQTAGPYVHIGLTPDFCDIGGVYAQDLGSAMVNEKTLGERITVTGHIYDGTGAPVRDAVVEIWQADSAGLYNSPSEMRGAADPNFAGWGRCPTSAEDGVYRFETVKPGCVPFKDGRTMAPHISFWIVARGINIGLHTRMYFPEEADANNADPLLARIEHGERIATMIATRDGATYTFEIRLQGEKETVFLDI
- the pcaH gene encoding protocatechuate 3,4-dioxygenase subunit beta, which produces MSDISNRKPETGAFFARDRAWHPPAYAPGYKTSVLRSPQRALLSLDSTISEITGPVFGHSMIGELDNDLIHNFARPGESAIGERIIVHGRVLDERGRPVSGALVEFWQANAGGRYRHKKETYLAAIDPNFGGCGRCITDEYGQYSFRTIRPGAYPWPNGVNDWRPAHIHFSIFGHGFAQRLITQMYFDGDPMIWKCPIVGTIPDKAAIEQLIAPLDWGNTIPMDARAYKFDIVLRGRRSILFENRLEGN